One window of the Klebsiella sp. WP3-W18-ESBL-02 genome contains the following:
- the folK gene encoding 2-amino-4-hydroxy-6-hydroxymethyldihydropteridine diphosphokinase — protein sequence MTLAYIALGSNLASPLEQVNAAVQAIGNIPDSRIVAVSSYYRTPPLGPQDQPDYLNATVALETTLAAEALLDHTQRIELQQGRVRKAERWGPRTLDLDIMLFGDEVIRTERLTVPHYDMKNRGFMLWPLFEIAPELHFPDDGRSLAECLRQLPPCPDSW from the coding sequence ATGACCCTCGCTTATATTGCGCTCGGCAGTAATTTAGCCTCTCCGCTGGAGCAGGTTAATGCTGCCGTGCAAGCGATCGGCAACATCCCCGACAGCCGTATCGTGGCGGTCTCCTCGTATTACCGCACACCGCCATTAGGCCCGCAGGATCAGCCTGATTATCTGAACGCCACCGTAGCGCTGGAAACCACTCTCGCCGCCGAAGCACTGCTGGATCATACTCAACGTATTGAGCTGCAGCAGGGGCGCGTGCGCAAAGCCGAGCGTTGGGGGCCGCGCACGCTGGATCTCGATATTATGCTGTTCGGTGATGAGGTCATCCGTACCGAGCGCCTGACCGTCCCCCATTACGACATGAAAAACCGGGGTTTTATGCTGTGGCCGCTGTTTGAAATTGCCCCTGAGCTGCATTTCCCCGACGACGGACGCTCGCTGGCAGAATGCCTGCGCCAGCTCCCGCCCTGTCCCGACAGCTGGTAG